A single genomic interval of Zobellia nedashkovskayae harbors:
- a CDS encoding long-chain fatty acid--CoA ligase has translation MEGLIMDYPLTTTTILEYGNSAFKHKKIISHLPNGSRHEYTFGDLHKRCKQLANVLIHKLGVTKGDMIGTFAWNHYQHVELYYGIPSVGAICHTINIRLSSHQTEFIINHSEDKVIFVDASLVPLLEKIANQLETVEHYVIMNAPEKFSTTLLNVLHYENLLEGASEEFEWPTLNENDACGMCYTSGTTGLPKGVLYTHRSTYLHALTISTPNAANYDSSDIVLLIVPQFHVMAWGYPYLCLITGSDMVLPSSNLQPEAIISILQEEKITKANGVPTIWMGVYEAMKKNPPRPKLALQEYLVGGSALPASLIKGMEDDFGIRGVQAWGMTETSPLGTVSRLQPHHEKLNTQEKIKIRAKQGIEFPGIEMRIVDNNGKVAERDGKSMGELQVKGAWVIKSYFKTNNRDNFTDDGWFRTGDVSTVDSDGYMHITDRTKDLIKSGGEWISSVALESALMSHPKVKEAAVIAIPDEKWAERPLAVIVLTAENEVVSDANFKEFLSRDFANYQIPDNYIFVSQVPRTSVGKFDKKEIRRLYAQGEL, from the coding sequence ATGGAAGGATTGATAATGGATTACCCTCTCACCACAACTACTATTCTAGAATACGGGAATAGTGCTTTTAAACATAAAAAAATAATTAGTCACCTGCCCAATGGTTCCCGGCATGAATATACATTTGGCGACCTTCACAAACGATGCAAGCAGCTAGCCAATGTACTCATCCACAAACTAGGTGTTACTAAAGGTGATATGATCGGTACTTTTGCTTGGAACCATTACCAACATGTAGAACTATATTATGGAATACCCAGTGTTGGCGCAATTTGCCATACGATAAACATTAGGCTCTCCTCCCATCAAACTGAATTCATCATTAATCATTCTGAGGACAAAGTAATTTTTGTAGATGCCTCACTTGTACCCTTGCTGGAAAAAATTGCGAATCAGCTAGAAACCGTAGAGCACTACGTTATTATGAATGCCCCTGAAAAATTCAGCACTACGCTTTTGAACGTGCTACATTATGAAAACTTATTAGAAGGTGCGTCAGAAGAATTTGAATGGCCTACCTTAAATGAGAATGATGCTTGTGGCATGTGTTACACTAGCGGTACCACCGGTTTGCCTAAGGGGGTACTTTACACCCACCGATCTACATACTTGCACGCACTTACTATTTCTACCCCAAATGCGGCCAACTATGACAGTTCGGATATTGTGTTGCTTATAGTTCCACAGTTTCATGTTATGGCTTGGGGATATCCTTACCTATGCCTTATAACCGGTTCTGATATGGTATTGCCTTCTTCTAACCTACAACCAGAAGCTATTATCTCCATTTTACAAGAAGAGAAAATTACAAAGGCCAATGGTGTACCCACTATTTGGATGGGTGTTTACGAAGCAATGAAGAAAAATCCGCCAAGACCAAAATTAGCGCTACAGGAATACCTAGTTGGAGGCTCTGCTCTTCCAGCAAGCCTCATTAAAGGCATGGAAGACGATTTTGGTATTAGAGGCGTACAAGCATGGGGAATGACAGAGACCTCACCTTTGGGTACCGTGAGCCGTTTGCAACCACATCATGAAAAACTAAATACACAAGAAAAAATTAAAATACGAGCGAAACAGGGTATTGAATTTCCAGGCATTGAAATGCGTATTGTTGACAATAACGGTAAGGTAGCTGAGCGTGATGGAAAAAGCATGGGAGAACTACAGGTTAAAGGGGCTTGGGTAATTAAGTCCTACTTTAAAACGAATAATCGCGATAATTTTACGGATGATGGTTGGTTTAGAACAGGCGATGTAAGCACGGTTGACAGCGACGGCTATATGCATATTACAGACCGAACAAAAGATTTGATAAAAAGCGGAGGCGAATGGATATCTAGTGTTGCATTAGAATCTGCATTAATGTCACACCCAAAGGTAAAAGAAGCAGCGGTAATTGCTATACCAGACGAAAAATGGGCCGAAAGACCCTTAGCAGTAATTGTTCTGACAGCTGAAAACGAAGTGGTTTCAGATGCCAATTTTAAAGAATTTTTATCACGCGATTTTGCAAATTACCAAATACCCGACAACTATATTTTTGTTAGCCAGGTGCCCCGTACCAGTGTAGGTAAATTTGATAAAAAAGAAATTAGAAGACTATACGCACAAGGCGAACTATAA
- a CDS encoding tetratricopeptide repeat-containing hybrid sensor histidine kinase/response regulator translates to MSILRALVFVFFLSHLTNVQAQNTTEWQRDTLESYVNKSNEAYEQYNYKDAIKYASTLIEKGHEYNYDYYEFLGYDILGGIYSETEDTIKGRIYSEKALELARTTQADSLVAWGALNLGILYSDNKQTYAKAIEFFKESISLNEKNKDYDEVYLTYVNLIWTYLDNNQIDKAYTVLQKAEALSTKNVDSLDKLYIDLLYGKYYLAKKKYDSAAQKLENIAFTADKNENTDLAIEAYEDLSKLYSETDDYRKAFANLDKYNQFKQKAYTLKKLEETEKARAKFDLEQTQKDLQSALKEHAYSEELISKSKSLTTLLVVVIIILVLALFGIIVFYKTRKIYINNLKAKNKQLSIANEKAEKLSKVKTKFLSTVSHELRTPLYGVIGISTLLKEDENLKAYADDLSSLKFSADYLLALINDVLLLSKMDAEAITLSKIPYELDVLIQNIVRSFEFSLHENSNKLHLHIDKNIPNNLVGDPIRFSQILINLMGNAIKFTENGNIWLKLILVEPADSTTCKIKFIVKDDGVGIPIHMQKEIFNEFTQIENKNHNYTGTGLGLTIVKKILALYGSEIKLTSEPNKGAKFCFQLTLKKQTEQNKEIPVINGIPNTSNEPKEGNLAHVLIVDDNRINQKVTQKTLERRNIKSSLADDGAQAVAMSKANDYDLILMDINMPNINGMEASIMIRKFDKNIPIIALTAVELDEGREEILNSGINDIIHKPYNIPEFLNTIFKYLPKEEMDLSH, encoded by the coding sequence ATGAGTATATTAAGAGCACTTGTATTCGTATTTTTTCTTTCCCATTTAACCAATGTACAGGCTCAGAATACTACAGAATGGCAAAGAGACACCTTGGAGTCGTATGTCAATAAATCCAATGAAGCTTACGAACAATACAATTACAAAGACGCTATAAAATATGCCTCTACACTTATAGAAAAAGGGCATGAATACAACTACGATTACTACGAGTTTTTAGGATACGATATTTTAGGTGGAATTTATTCTGAAACCGAGGATACTATAAAAGGAAGGATTTATTCTGAAAAAGCTCTGGAACTAGCAAGAACTACTCAGGCAGATAGCCTAGTGGCATGGGGTGCACTTAATTTGGGTATTCTCTATTCCGATAATAAGCAGACCTACGCAAAAGCGATTGAGTTCTTTAAGGAAAGTATAAGTTTAAACGAAAAGAACAAAGATTATGACGAGGTCTATTTAACCTATGTTAATCTTATCTGGACGTATTTAGATAATAACCAAATAGATAAGGCATATACCGTTCTTCAAAAAGCAGAAGCGCTCTCTACAAAAAATGTAGATTCTCTTGATAAATTATATATAGACCTTTTATACGGCAAGTATTACTTGGCAAAGAAAAAATATGATTCCGCTGCCCAAAAGCTTGAAAATATAGCGTTTACTGCCGATAAAAATGAAAATACGGATTTAGCTATTGAAGCCTATGAAGATTTGTCTAAGCTATACAGTGAAACTGACGATTATAGAAAAGCATTTGCCAATCTAGACAAATACAATCAATTTAAGCAGAAGGCGTATACCCTAAAGAAGTTAGAGGAAACTGAAAAGGCAAGGGCAAAATTCGATTTAGAGCAGACACAAAAGGATTTACAATCTGCCTTAAAAGAACATGCCTATTCCGAAGAGCTTATTTCTAAGTCAAAGTCGCTTACCACTCTTCTCGTTGTTGTGATAATTATTCTTGTTTTAGCACTATTTGGTATCATTGTTTTCTACAAAACAAGAAAGATTTATATCAATAATCTAAAAGCAAAAAATAAGCAACTTAGTATTGCAAATGAAAAGGCAGAGAAGCTTTCTAAAGTAAAGACCAAGTTTCTTTCTACCGTAAGTCACGAACTACGAACACCCCTGTACGGGGTTATTGGTATATCTACGTTATTAAAAGAAGATGAAAACTTAAAGGCCTATGCAGATGACCTCAGTTCTTTAAAATTTTCTGCAGATTATTTACTGGCCCTTATTAATGATGTATTGCTACTAAGCAAGATGGATGCAGAGGCTATTACCTTATCCAAAATCCCTTATGAATTAGATGTGCTCATTCAAAACATTGTTCGTTCTTTTGAATTTTCGCTGCATGAAAACAGCAATAAGCTACACTTACATATAGATAAAAACATACCGAATAACCTTGTTGGTGACCCAATACGGTTTTCGCAAATACTCATAAATCTAATGGGTAATGCCATTAAATTTACTGAGAACGGAAACATTTGGCTAAAACTGATTTTAGTAGAGCCTGCTGATAGCACCACCTGCAAAATAAAATTTATCGTAAAGGATGATGGCGTTGGTATCCCCATTCATATGCAGAAGGAAATTTTTAACGAGTTTACCCAGATTGAAAACAAAAACCACAACTATACAGGCACAGGACTTGGGCTCACCATTGTAAAAAAGATTCTAGCACTTTATGGAAGTGAAATTAAACTAACAAGCGAACCTAATAAAGGGGCTAAATTCTGCTTTCAATTAACACTCAAAAAACAGACCGAACAAAACAAAGAAATTCCGGTTATTAACGGCATTCCTAATACCTCTAATGAACCTAAAGAAGGGAATTTAGCTCATGTCCTTATAGTAGATGATAATAGAATAAATCAAAAAGTAACTCAAAAGACTTTAGAAAGACGAAACATTAAATCTAGTTTAGCAGATGATGGTGCCCAAGCCGTAGCCATGAGCAAAGCCAATGATTATGATTTAATCTTGATGGATATTAATATGCCGAATATAAACGGAATGGAGGCCTCAATAATGATTCGTAAGTTTGATAAAAATATTCCTATAATAGCTTTGACAGCGGTTGAATTAGACGAAGGAAGAGAAGAAATACTCAATTCGGGCATCAATGATATCATACACAAGCCCTACAATATTCCTGAATTCTTGAATACCATTTTTAAATACCTTCCCAAGGAAGAAATGGATTTATCACACTAA
- a CDS encoding ribose-5-phosphate isomerase produces the protein MAKTEYHIYVIELSKKVFTENRRFREANPQFNGVLECVYVGMTSKTPKERFEQHKTGYRNKKGHNLSSNIVKKYGSYLRPSLYNHIKPLTTRAAALKMEEILALELRRKRYAVWFN, from the coding sequence ATGGCCAAAACTGAATATCACATTTACGTCATAGAGCTTTCCAAAAAAGTATTCACAGAAAACAGGCGTTTTCGCGAAGCAAACCCTCAATTTAATGGTGTTTTGGAATGTGTGTATGTTGGAATGACCAGCAAAACCCCAAAAGAACGTTTTGAACAGCATAAAACAGGATACAGAAACAAAAAGGGACACAACCTATCTTCTAACATTGTAAAAAAATACGGGTCTTATTTGCGCCCCAGTCTTTACAATCATATTAAACCATTGACCACTAGGGCTGCAGCTTTAAAAATGGAAGAAATCTTAGCCCTAGAACTTCGCCGAAAACGCTACGCTGTCTGGTTCAATTAA